In Lewinellaceae bacterium, a single window of DNA contains:
- a CDS encoding M3 family oligoendopeptidase, protein MNLTFENFQYTRPQFDQFSAAFREELARFQKAPSAEEQDKALDRINGLRTEFTSMYNVCHIRHTMDTRDEFYEKENEYFDQQMPAYEGLVNEFYKALAVSPFRNALEDKWGQQLFAIAELSMKTFDDSVIGLLQEENKLSSAYTKLKAKARINFRGEEHNLSSIVKFEMDKTRAVRKEAAEAKWAFFAEHAAELEGLFSRLVRVRHRIARELGFQNFVELGYARMLRTDYGPEKVANFRRQVKDYIVPITSRLYERQRRRLGLDQLKYYDEDLRFPSGNPQPKGEPEWIVGQARQMYSELSGETREFFDFMRSNELMDLQTRPGKATGGYCTFIGKFQAPFIFSNFNGTSGDIDVLTHEAGHAFQVYSSRDIGISEYNWPTFEACEIHSMSMEFFTWPWMPLFFKEDAGKYKFSHLSNALYFLPYGVAVDEFQHFVYEHPEATAAERNQAWRDIERQYLPHRDYDGHPFLEGGGYWQKQSHIFVMPFYYIDYTLAQICAFQFWKKDQQDHQQAWSDYVRLCNAGGSRSFLELVQLANLRSPFEDGCVASVVDLITEWLDGVDDATF, encoded by the coding sequence ATGAACCTTACATTCGAGAACTTTCAGTATACACGCCCCCAATTCGACCAATTTTCAGCCGCTTTCCGGGAAGAACTGGCCCGGTTTCAGAAAGCTCCGTCTGCGGAAGAGCAAGACAAAGCCCTGGACCGCATCAACGGCCTGCGGACGGAGTTTACGTCTATGTATAATGTTTGCCATATCCGCCACACCATGGATACCCGCGACGAATTTTACGAAAAAGAAAATGAATACTTCGACCAGCAGATGCCCGCCTACGAAGGGCTGGTCAACGAGTTCTACAAAGCGCTCGCCGTATCGCCCTTTCGCAACGCACTGGAAGACAAGTGGGGGCAACAGCTATTTGCCATTGCCGAGCTGAGCATGAAAACTTTCGACGATTCGGTCATCGGCCTGTTGCAGGAAGAAAACAAACTCAGCAGCGCCTACACCAAGCTGAAGGCCAAAGCCAGGATCAACTTCCGTGGGGAAGAGCACAACCTGTCTTCTATCGTCAAATTCGAAATGGATAAAACCCGGGCTGTCCGCAAAGAAGCTGCCGAGGCCAAGTGGGCGTTTTTTGCAGAGCACGCCGCCGAGCTCGAAGGCCTTTTCAGCCGGCTCGTGCGGGTCCGGCACCGCATTGCCCGGGAACTGGGCTTTCAAAATTTCGTGGAGCTGGGCTACGCCCGCATGTTGCGCACCGACTATGGGCCCGAAAAAGTGGCCAACTTCCGGCGCCAGGTGAAGGACTATATCGTGCCCATCACCAGCCGGCTCTACGAACGGCAGCGCCGCCGCCTGGGCCTGGATCAGCTCAAATATTACGACGAAGACCTCCGCTTTCCCTCCGGCAACCCTCAACCCAAAGGCGAGCCGGAATGGATCGTCGGGCAGGCGCGGCAGATGTACAGCGAACTCTCCGGGGAGACCCGCGAATTTTTCGACTTTATGCGCAGCAATGAGTTGATGGATTTGCAAACCCGCCCCGGCAAGGCCACCGGGGGCTACTGCACCTTCATCGGCAAGTTTCAGGCCCCTTTTATCTTTTCCAACTTCAACGGCACCAGCGGCGATATCGACGTGCTGACCCACGAGGCCGGCCACGCCTTTCAGGTATACAGCAGCCGCGACATCGGCATCAGCGAGTACAATTGGCCTACCTTCGAGGCCTGTGAAATCCACTCCATGAGCATGGAGTTTTTCACCTGGCCCTGGATGCCGCTCTTTTTCAAAGAAGACGCCGGCAAATACAAGTTCAGCCATCTTTCCAACGCCCTTTACTTCCTGCCTTACGGCGTGGCGGTGGATGAATTCCAGCACTTCGTCTACGAGCATCCGGAAGCTACTGCCGCCGAACGCAACCAGGCCTGGCGCGACATCGAACGGCAGTATCTCCCGCACCGCGATTATGACGGCCACCCCTTCCTGGAAGGCGGAGGATACTGGCAGAAACAGAGCCACATTTTTGTCATGCCGTTTTATTACATCGACTATACCCTGGCGCAGATTTGCGCCTTCCAGTTTTGGAAAAAAGACCAGCAGGACCATCAGCAGGCGTGGAGCGACTACGTCCGGCTCTGCAATGCCGGCGGCAGCCGCTCCTTCCTGGAATTGGTGCAACTGGCCAACCTGCGCTCTCCTTTTGAGGACGGGTGCGTCGCCTCGGTGGTGGATCTGATCACGGAGTGGCTGGACGGAGTGGATGACGCAACGTTTTGA
- a CDS encoding ABC transporter ATP-binding protein, whose amino-acid sequence MEKNKVTLKQAFQAFIWPRKGLILLGLALIVISRLAGLVLPGASKYLIDNVIVNKDMQMLKVLLAVVAGSIVVQAATSFWLTQLLSVEAQLLISKLRARVQRKILSLPISYFDNNKSGALVSRIMTDVEGVRNLVGTGLVQLVGGTLTSVASLILLIRISPMMTLYVLVPVSIFAFIALKAFGYIRPIFRERGVLNAQVTGRLVETLNGVRVIKGFNAEEQENATFEQGVEMLFQNVKKSLTSTSLMTSSATFLLGIATTGIMGIGGYQIIQGDMTFGDFLAFTLYLGFMIAPIVQMSNIGSQLTEAFAGLDRTEEIMNMAPEDDPAARPVQLQSVKGDIRFDQVSFAYIEGKEVVHDITFDAPSGSVTALVGTSGSGKTTIAGLAASFLTPDSGQVTIDGVDLSTVSLSSYRRHLGVVLQDDFLFEGTIRENILFPRPDATEEQLQQAVRAAYVNEFTDRFDEGLDTLIGERGVKLSGGQRQRIAIARAILADPKIIILDEATSNLDTESESLIQKSLNELMQGRTTFVIAHRLSTIRRASQILVIESGRIVERGNHQELIDKQGRYYELYTYQARI is encoded by the coding sequence ATGGAAAAAAACAAAGTAACCCTCAAACAAGCTTTCCAGGCTTTCATCTGGCCCCGCAAGGGCCTCATCCTGCTGGGCCTGGCGCTGATCGTCATCAGCCGCCTGGCGGGTCTGGTGCTGCCCGGCGCAAGCAAATACCTCATCGACAACGTGATCGTCAATAAGGATATGCAGATGCTGAAGGTGCTGCTGGCGGTGGTGGCCGGCTCCATCGTGGTACAGGCGGCAACTTCCTTTTGGCTCACTCAGCTGTTGAGCGTGGAAGCCCAGCTGTTGATCTCCAAACTGCGGGCCCGGGTGCAGCGGAAAATCCTCTCGCTGCCAATTAGTTATTTCGACAACAACAAGTCCGGCGCGCTGGTGTCCCGCATCATGACCGACGTGGAGGGAGTGCGAAACCTGGTCGGCACCGGGCTGGTGCAACTGGTGGGCGGCACGCTGACTTCCGTCGCCTCCCTGATCCTGCTCATCCGCATCAGCCCCATGATGACGCTCTATGTGCTGGTGCCGGTCTCCATCTTTGCCTTTATCGCCCTGAAGGCCTTTGGCTACATCCGCCCCATCTTCCGGGAGCGGGGCGTGCTGAACGCGCAGGTCACCGGGCGGCTGGTGGAAACGCTGAACGGCGTGCGGGTCATCAAGGGCTTCAACGCCGAGGAGCAGGAAAACGCCACCTTCGAGCAGGGCGTGGAAATGCTGTTTCAGAATGTAAAGAAAAGCCTGACCTCCACCTCCCTGATGACGAGTTCGGCCACCTTCCTGCTCGGCATCGCCACCACCGGTATCATGGGCATCGGGGGGTACCAGATCATTCAGGGCGATATGACCTTCGGCGATTTCCTGGCCTTTACCCTCTACCTGGGTTTTATGATCGCCCCCATCGTGCAGATGAGCAACATCGGCAGCCAGCTGACCGAGGCATTTGCCGGGCTGGACCGCACCGAGGAGATCATGAACATGGCGCCGGAGGATGACCCCGCTGCAAGGCCGGTACAATTGCAGTCCGTCAAAGGAGACATCCGCTTCGACCAGGTGTCTTTCGCCTACATAGAAGGCAAGGAGGTGGTGCACGACATCACCTTCGACGCGCCCTCCGGCTCGGTGACTGCCCTGGTGGGCACCTCCGGCTCGGGCAAAACGACCATCGCCGGGCTGGCGGCTTCTTTCCTGACGCCCGATTCAGGCCAGGTCACCATCGACGGCGTCGACCTGTCGACGGTGAGCCTGAGCAGCTACCGCCGCCACCTGGGCGTCGTTCTGCAGGACGACTTTTTGTTTGAAGGCACCATCCGCGAGAACATCCTCTTCCCGCGGCCGGACGCTACGGAGGAGCAGTTGCAGCAGGCGGTCCGGGCCGCTTACGTCAATGAGTTTACCGACCGTTTCGATGAGGGGCTGGACACGCTGATCGGCGAGCGGGGCGTCAAGCTGTCGGGCGGGCAGCGGCAGCGCATCGCCATCGCCCGCGCCATCCTGGCCGACCCGAAGATCATCATCCTGGACGAAGCTACCTCCAACCTGGATACGGAAAGCGAATCCCTCATCCAGAAGAGCCTCAATGAGCTAATGCAGGGACGAACGACCTTCGTCATCGCCCACCGGCTCAGCACCATCCGCCGGGCCAGCCAGATTCTGGTCATCGAAAGCGGCCGCATTGTGGAGCGGGGCAACCATCAGGAACTGATCGACAAGCAGGGACGGTATTATGAGTTGTATACGTATCAGGCGCGGATATGA
- a CDS encoding PKD domain-containing protein → MKLVIHNRLLLLIALLLACAGLAAQQQETEPNNSIMTADTIQLGEEFSGMLSDNSDRDFVAFFVPRPGIIEASALLNQGIVNAELSLFDASPPVGTGLELNVSNQESVGVVSLAYLICVPGYYVLRIRRGSGGTANMSPYTLLIELNESDQNECNQNNNTATPITSGQPVTGAIYPVSLDRDVFEMTVNVPGTFKFRATNIAGGLNLAVEVSGPGLSSNFFRNSFGELSFDLRACQPGTYYFELDRGAGSSSGTSGTYELQIDYYTDDIFECNDDLSSAVTIVDCDTIYASIFPEGDDDYFPFQVPAPGTYNIIVRDLEAPVRIVGNVINEFGNNNFSPTITASFAGASISIPVTITDASQIYYLHLRDNSAPGSSEDLYQVIFPFGNDCSQGLPVLDCGLSVDALTPPSCDQADGSITLSALNGVPPYAYQIDGPVADAAMSNGGAIFNGLLAGNYTAMATDGAGCTAEASFDLINDDAPQADFIFATNFLTATFQNNSAGVVDSVLWDFGDGELSNEYSPVHTFAQPGTYTVALAVFGPCGENITALLVSVGNVNVDPPVAAFTASPLQGCAPLAVTFDNASQNAGSYIWIFEGGIPSFSLDAMPPAVAFNAPGSHAVYLIAINTAGERDTTSLTVEVQEAPTAAFSVQVDNNFVAFGNQSANADAYEWHFGDGATSSLAGPTHTYSSPGNYTVLLIASNGCADTASQTIQIGTPPSGNIVIDLGEAEGLAGEAVLVPVIVREVFDTLTSLQGTVEFLTPGVGRIVGDSSMVSGILAVNYNTGSFSLLFGQGLLAGAADTLFYLRVELIGNPGDMSELILTGNQAPIEITVVENGALASPDYVTETGKITILENANIDGNITFWSTGGPVRDVRVSLDIAQTPADPDAMQVTASDGRYHFDNIPAGSNVTISCLKDINLLNGVTTGPLYYVQEYIVNGNSPNINSPYQLIAADANCDDAVTTGDLALIQRVIVGLTPDFSPCNSWAFARADANLSMNNALPYPALYNLPSLASDIAVDFVGVKVGDILGAASPQNRSNGPLDYRTLHKLSFEAGDRPVQAGEAVELQLRSGNFHHIGSLQFALQYAPHQLEFLGFGAEEGALLPIYNAVQEEGLIRLSWLDRSAQGLSFPAEQAALRLRFRATAPLSSLREALRIAPSVMKAEALNTAGEELEVQLGWQSVSDAKRQEQPAGYQLYQNIPNPARSKTSISFLLPRAEHASIQVIGPLGEVLAQYEGNFPVGRNEIEVHTERLPAGLYYYRLATSNYTATRSMLVR, encoded by the coding sequence ATGAAACTAGTTATACACAACAGGTTGCTGCTGCTCATCGCACTTCTTCTTGCCTGCGCCGGGCTGGCTGCCCAGCAGCAGGAAACGGAACCGAATAACAGCATAATGACTGCGGACACCATACAATTGGGAGAGGAATTCTCAGGAATGTTGTCTGATAATTCCGACAGGGATTTTGTGGCATTTTTCGTGCCGCGTCCGGGAATCATTGAGGCCTCAGCCCTTCTGAACCAGGGAATAGTTAATGCCGAGCTGAGCTTGTTTGACGCCAGCCCCCCGGTAGGCACAGGATTGGAACTGAATGTTTCCAACCAGGAGTCGGTCGGGGTTGTGAGCCTGGCATATCTCATCTGCGTTCCAGGTTATTATGTACTCAGGATACGCAGAGGTTCTGGAGGGACGGCGAACATGTCTCCCTATACCCTCCTGATCGAATTGAACGAAAGCGACCAGAATGAGTGCAATCAGAATAACAATACCGCAACGCCAATAACTTCTGGACAGCCGGTGACGGGCGCCATTTATCCTGTGTCTCTGGACAGGGACGTTTTTGAAATGACGGTCAACGTGCCCGGCACTTTCAAGTTCCGCGCGACGAACATCGCAGGCGGTTTAAATTTGGCCGTTGAAGTATCCGGCCCGGGGCTCAGCAGTAATTTTTTCAGGAATTCCTTCGGCGAATTATCGTTCGACCTGCGAGCTTGTCAACCGGGAACCTATTATTTCGAATTGGACAGAGGGGCCGGCTCCAGCTCTGGCACTTCCGGAACCTATGAATTGCAAATCGATTATTATACCGATGACATTTTTGAATGCAATGACGACCTCTCCAGTGCAGTAACCATAGTCGATTGTGATACAATCTACGCTTCTATATTTCCAGAGGGCGATGACGACTACTTTCCTTTTCAGGTACCGGCTCCGGGAACCTATAACATCATTGTCCGCGACCTGGAAGCTCCGGTTAGAATTGTTGGGAATGTCATTAACGAATTTGGGAATAACAACTTCAGCCCGACCATTACCGCTAGTTTTGCGGGTGCAAGTATCAGCATTCCTGTTACAATCACCGATGCTTCGCAGATTTACTATTTGCATTTGCGGGATAATTCTGCACCTGGCTCTTCGGAAGACTTATATCAGGTTATTTTTCCATTTGGAAATGATTGCAGCCAGGGGTTGCCTGTGTTAGATTGTGGCCTCTCCGTCGATGCCCTCACCCCGCCCTCCTGCGACCAGGCTGACGGCAGCATAACCCTCTCCGCGCTCAACGGGGTTCCTCCTTATGCATACCAAATCGACGGGCCGGTGGCCGACGCTGCCATGAGCAACGGCGGCGCCATTTTCAACGGCCTGCTCGCCGGCAATTACACCGCCATGGCAACCGACGGCGCCGGCTGCACGGCAGAAGCCTCCTTCGACCTGATCAACGACGACGCGCCCCAGGCGGATTTCATTTTTGCGACCAACTTTCTCACGGCCACTTTCCAAAACAACTCTGCCGGCGTGGTGGATTCCGTACTCTGGGATTTCGGCGACGGCGAGTTGAGCAATGAGTACAGCCCCGTCCATACCTTCGCTCAGCCCGGCACCTACACGGTCGCCCTGGCCGTTTTTGGCCCCTGCGGGGAGAATATAACGGCTCTTTTGGTTTCGGTAGGCAATGTGAATGTGGATCCGCCGGTGGCGGCCTTCACCGCCAGTCCTCTCCAGGGCTGCGCCCCCCTGGCCGTCACTTTTGACAATGCTTCCCAGAACGCCGGAAGTTACATCTGGATCTTCGAAGGCGGGATTCCGTCTTTCTCCCTGGACGCTATGCCCCCGGCCGTTGCCTTTAATGCCCCGGGCAGTCACGCCGTCTACTTAATAGCAATAAATACAGCGGGAGAACGGGATACAACATCCCTTACCGTTGAGGTGCAGGAAGCCCCCACCGCTGCTTTTTCCGTTCAGGTGGACAACAACTTCGTTGCATTCGGCAACCAAAGCGCCAATGCCGATGCCTATGAGTGGCACTTCGGCGATGGCGCTACTTCTTCGCTTGCCGGCCCCACCCATACTTACAGCAGCCCGGGTAACTATACCGTCCTCCTGATTGCCTCCAACGGCTGTGCCGACACCGCTTCGCAAACGATACAGATCGGGACTCCGCCATCCGGCAACATCGTAATCGACCTCGGAGAAGCAGAAGGCCTGGCCGGCGAAGCCGTGCTGGTTCCCGTCATCGTCCGGGAAGTTTTTGATACGCTTACAAGCCTGCAAGGCACGGTTGAGTTTTTAACGCCAGGTGTAGGCAGGATTGTAGGAGATTCGAGCATGGTCAGCGGCATCCTTGCAGTTAATTACAATACCGGAAGCTTTTCGTTGCTTTTTGGACAAGGGCTGCTGGCCGGCGCCGCCGACACTTTGTTCTACCTGAGGGTAGAACTCATCGGCAACCCCGGCGACATGTCGGAGCTGATCCTTACCGGCAATCAGGCACCCATAGAAATCACTGTGGTGGAAAACGGCGCGCTGGCCTCTCCCGACTACGTGACGGAAACCGGAAAAATCACCATTCTGGAAAACGCCAATATCGACGGGAACATCACCTTCTGGAGTACCGGCGGGCCGGTCAGGGATGTGAGGGTCAGCCTGGATATCGCCCAGACGCCCGCCGACCCGGACGCCATGCAGGTAACTGCTTCCGACGGGCGTTACCATTTCGACAACATCCCCGCCGGCAGCAACGTCACCATCTCCTGCCTCAAGGACATCAACCTCCTGAACGGGGTGACCACCGGGCCGCTCTACTACGTGCAGGAATACATCGTCAATGGCAACAGCCCCAACATCAATTCCCCTTATCAGTTGATCGCCGCCGACGCCAACTGCGATGATGCCGTCACCACGGGCGACCTCGCCCTTATTCAGCGGGTAATCGTCGGCCTGACACCCGATTTCTCCCCTTGCAATTCCTGGGCCTTCGCCAGGGCTGACGCCAACCTTTCCATGAACAATGCTTTGCCTTATCCTGCCCTGTACAACCTGCCCAGCCTGGCCAGCGATATTGCCGTCGATTTTGTCGGCGTCAAGGTCGGCGACATCCTGGGGGCAGCCTCCCCCCAAAACCGGAGCAACGGGCCTCTCGACTACCGCACGCTCCACAAATTATCCTTCGAGGCCGGCGACCGCCCGGTACAGGCAGGGGAAGCAGTGGAGCTTCAGCTTAGGAGCGGGAATTTCCACCATATTGGCAGCCTGCAGTTTGCCCTGCAGTATGCCCCCCATCAATTGGAGTTTCTGGGCTTTGGTGCGGAGGAAGGCGCCTTGTTGCCCATCTACAATGCTGTCCAGGAAGAAGGTTTAATACGGTTGTCGTGGCTGGACAGGAGCGCGCAGGGCCTGAGCTTCCCGGCGGAGCAGGCGGCCCTCCGGTTGCGGTTCCGGGCAACAGCGCCCCTGTCTTCGCTTCGGGAAGCCCTCCGGATCGCCCCGTCGGTTATGAAGGCGGAAGCCCTGAATACAGCCGGCGAAGAATTGGAGGTGCAGTTGGGCTGGCAATCTGTTTCTGATGCCAAAAGGCAGGAACAGCCGGCCGGGTACCAATTGTATCAGAATATCCCTAACCCTGCCCGCAGCAAAACGAGCATCTCATTTTTGCTCCCCCGGGCAGAGCACGCCTCCATTCAGGTTATTGGCCCTCTGGGCGAGGTGCTTGCCCAATACGAGGGGAATTTCCCCGTTGGCCGAAACGAGATAGAGGTGCATACCGAGCGCCTGCCGGCAGGCCTCTACTATTACCGGTTGGCCACCTCCAATTACACCGCCACCCGAAGCATGCTGGTGCGATGA
- a CDS encoding outer membrane beta-barrel protein, translating to MKTLLNTSIALFLLLFATEIRAQFSLGPGLAFGTDVDEIGIQVRAINSFADQWRGSADVIYYLDGLKDFSIWEINLNAHYVFADANKFNAYALAGFNVLLFSASFLGESSTSTEAGLNLGTGGQYFISDKVSGLVELKYTISDLNQLVIGLGLQFQL from the coding sequence ATGAAGACGCTTTTGAACACTTCCATTGCATTATTCCTGCTCCTTTTCGCTACCGAAATAAGGGCACAGTTCAGTTTGGGGCCGGGCCTGGCCTTTGGCACGGATGTCGACGAAATTGGCATTCAGGTGCGGGCGATCAATTCGTTTGCCGATCAATGGCGCGGCAGCGCAGACGTCATTTATTACCTCGACGGCCTTAAGGATTTCTCTATATGGGAAATCAACCTGAATGCTCACTATGTATTCGCCGATGCCAATAAATTTAATGCTTATGCCCTGGCCGGGTTCAATGTCCTTCTCTTCAGCGCCAGCTTTTTAGGAGAATCCAGCACTTCAACTGAAGCAGGCCTGAACCTGGGCACGGGCGGGCAGTACTTTATTTCCGACAAGGTCAGCGGGCTCGTCGAATTGAAATACACCATAAGCGACCTGAATCAGCTCGTGATCGGGTTGGGGTTGCAATTTCAGCTTTGA
- a CDS encoding type IX secretion system membrane protein PorP/SprF encodes MKNSYSLIAIFIMLLFGFAGKAQQQAYHYGLDGNAFAWNPAMAGKYDYLSVGAAFHQPWSGFEGAPAQLSAFFEFPITLNKAGGGFAVTAEEIGASRMLAMTAAFNYKLRFGHRGRRQLSVGLAARYSRLDVRLPKAIVNAPDDPLIGLSRNAYKDFNVGVGLFFTNDYNYFTRNLLFAGLAVNPAIPYVPEGKISPVIHASLLAGASLKFDNDSWFFEPVLWMDYSFENLFYPQLSLKLERDLYYWLRLQVAPNSIAPGFGYMIRLGGNTQIRVSVSGRFFFGRLSAYVRRGMDGAVVYRSQPGYY; translated from the coding sequence ATGAAAAACAGCTATAGTTTAATCGCTATTTTTATCATGCTACTTTTTGGCTTTGCTGGCAAGGCCCAGCAGCAGGCCTATCACTACGGCCTCGATGGCAATGCCTTTGCCTGGAATCCGGCCATGGCGGGCAAGTACGATTACCTCAGCGTGGGCGCCGCTTTTCATCAACCCTGGTCGGGCTTCGAGGGCGCTCCTGCCCAACTCAGCGCCTTTTTCGAATTCCCCATAACCCTCAACAAAGCCGGCGGCGGTTTCGCCGTCACTGCCGAGGAGATCGGCGCCAGCCGGATGCTCGCCATGACGGCGGCCTTCAACTACAAACTGCGCTTTGGACACAGAGGCCGGCGGCAGCTCTCGGTGGGCCTGGCAGCCCGCTACAGCCGCCTGGATGTCCGCCTGCCAAAGGCCATCGTCAACGCGCCGGATGACCCTTTGATCGGGTTGAGCAGAAACGCTTACAAAGATTTCAACGTTGGCGTGGGGCTTTTTTTCACCAACGATTACAATTACTTCACGAGGAATTTGCTGTTCGCGGGCCTGGCGGTCAATCCAGCTATCCCGTATGTGCCGGAGGGAAAGATCAGCCCGGTGATCCACGCCAGCCTCCTGGCCGGGGCAAGCCTGAAATTCGACAATGACAGTTGGTTTTTCGAACCGGTATTGTGGATGGATTATAGCTTTGAAAACCTGTTCTACCCTCAGTTGAGCCTGAAACTGGAGCGCGACCTGTACTATTGGCTGCGGCTGCAGGTAGCTCCCAACAGTATTGCCCCGGGCTTTGGTTACATGATCAGGCTGGGCGGCAATACCCAGATCAGGGTCAGTGTTTCGGGGCGCTTCTTTTTTGGGCGGCTGAGCGCTTATGTCCGGAGAGGGATGGATGGAGCGGTGGTGTATCGGAGCCAGCCTGGGTATTATTAA
- a CDS encoding gliding motility-associated C-terminal domain-containing protein — protein MLKKMILFVGMLGVQAFTVGAQTLTLEVGTVPAVTGTIVEVPVLARNFNAIASFQFALTWDAGKITLVEINDWQAGGVVAGVSGGQARFSWFSASGQGATLADGASLVVLSFQARGCPGDSARVVFDTAQVPIEFTQVSGGQLQAIPAEVVSATLPFRPPALLPVQDTFICVPGTLRLQASCAGCIGFLWSDGSTSPTHTFVAEGHYAVAAENADGCLFSDSLRLEADTFELPGLPDTAVCPGTPLAISAEAGYPRYEWSTGDTLPAILATGPGEYAVTVVNARGCMASDTVQVAEKEMPLAHVFADAPVLCPGDSTRLQADAMGAETAMWLDAGGNIVRQDADAITVAPDSTTTYRLVARNACGTDTAHFELEVIHFEASAGADTCIAKGSKLQLNASGGAAYRWLDGEYPVDDPHIPNPTAQPADSAFFFVEIAGPNGCTATDSVFVAVADDPLAFIQPINLITPNGDGKNDALYFPNLAKFTRNRLTVWNRWGTPVFQKENYQIANGELWEGTHNGRPLPEGDYYYVLEIDGQAIRQHLMIIRE, from the coding sequence ATGCTCAAAAAAATGATTCTTTTTGTCGGAATGCTGGGGGTTCAGGCCTTTACCGTTGGAGCACAAACGCTCACCCTGGAAGTAGGCACCGTTCCCGCGGTTACCGGAACCATCGTTGAAGTTCCGGTGCTGGCCCGAAACTTCAACGCTATTGCCAGTTTTCAGTTTGCGCTCACCTGGGATGCCGGCAAGATCACGCTGGTAGAAATAAACGATTGGCAGGCAGGCGGAGTGGTGGCCGGCGTATCCGGCGGGCAGGCCCGCTTCTCCTGGTTCAGCGCCAGCGGGCAGGGCGCCACTCTTGCCGACGGCGCCAGCCTGGTGGTGCTTTCCTTCCAGGCCAGAGGGTGCCCCGGCGATAGCGCCAGGGTGGTTTTCGATACGGCCCAGGTTCCAATCGAATTCACTCAAGTGAGCGGCGGGCAGCTTCAGGCCATACCAGCAGAGGTGGTATCTGCTACGCTGCCTTTCCGGCCTCCTGCTTTGCTCCCGGTGCAGGACACCTTTATCTGTGTGCCCGGCACGCTCCGCCTTCAGGCCAGCTGTGCGGGCTGCATCGGGTTTCTGTGGAGTGACGGCAGTACCTCGCCCACCCATACTTTTGTTGCGGAGGGGCACTACGCAGTTGCTGCCGAAAATGCGGACGGCTGCCTTTTTTCGGACTCCCTGCGCCTGGAAGCCGATACCTTTGAGTTACCGGGGTTGCCCGACACCGCTGTGTGCCCGGGTACGCCGCTGGCCATCAGCGCAGAAGCCGGTTATCCCCGCTACGAATGGTCAACCGGAGACACATTGCCTGCCATACTGGCAACCGGCCCCGGAGAATACGCAGTCACCGTTGTGAATGCCCGCGGCTGCATGGCTTCTGATACCGTGCAGGTAGCAGAAAAGGAGATGCCGCTCGCCCATGTATTTGCGGATGCTCCCGTTTTGTGCCCCGGCGATTCAACCCGGCTCCAGGCCGATGCGATGGGCGCGGAAACGGCAATGTGGCTGGATGCCGGAGGGAACATCGTCCGGCAGGATGCCGATGCGATAACCGTTGCCCCCGATTCTACCACAACTTACCGGTTGGTTGCCCGCAATGCCTGCGGCACCGATACGGCGCACTTTGAATTGGAAGTTATCCACTTCGAGGCCAGCGCGGGCGCCGACACCTGCATCGCCAAAGGAAGCAAACTGCAGCTGAACGCCAGCGGAGGGGCGGCCTACCGCTGGCTCGACGGTGAATATCCGGTTGACGACCCCCATATCCCCAACCCCACTGCCCAACCGGCAGACAGCGCCTTTTTTTTCGTGGAGATCGCCGGCCCCAATGGATGTACCGCAACGGATTCCGTTTTTGTCGCGGTAGCCGACGACCCTCTGGCTTTCATCCAACCCATCAACCTGATAACGCCCAATGGCGATGGAAAAAACGATGCCCTCTATTTCCCGAACCTTGCCAAGTTCACCCGCAACCGCCTGACGGTTTGGAACCGCTGGGGGACGCCGGTATTTCAGAAAGAAAACTACCAGATAGCCAACGGCGAACTTTGGGAAGGAACCCACAACGGCAGGCCTCTGCCCGAAGGCGATTATTACTACGTGCTGGAAATTGACGGCCAGGCCATCCGGCAACACCTGATGATCATTCGGGAATGA